A window of Sulfurovum riftiae contains these coding sequences:
- a CDS encoding UbiX family flavin prenyltransferase: MKLVVAITGASGVALGKKFVDYLPSAIDAHVVVSDNAFTVESFEHNKVTLHSGKDIAASISSGSFRVDATAIIPCSMNTLAKIACGISDNLSTRVAAVALKEQKKLLLAPRELPFSAIALENMHKLAALGVIIAPPVMGYYSESSSLEEMERFIIGKWYDVLGIDNDLYDRWK, translated from the coding sequence TTGAAATTAGTTGTAGCCATTACCGGTGCGAGCGGTGTCGCATTGGGGAAAAAATTTGTTGACTATCTACCCTCCGCTATTGATGCACATGTCGTCGTCTCCGACAATGCCTTTACAGTTGAATCCTTTGAGCACAACAAGGTAACACTGCATTCAGGCAAAGACATTGCAGCTTCCATTTCAAGCGGCTCTTTCCGGGTCGATGCTACGGCCATCATCCCCTGCAGTATGAATACACTGGCCAAGATCGCCTGTGGTATCAGCGACAATCTTAGTACAAGAGTGGCTGCTGTAGCACTCAAGGAACAGAAAAAGCTCCTCCTTGCCCCCAGAGAACTTCCTTTCTCCGCCATCGCCCTTGAAAATATGCATAAACTGGCCGCACTTGGTGTCATCATCGCCCCGCCTGTCATGGGCTACTACTCTGAATCCTCCTCACTTGAGGAAATGGAGCGCTTCATCATTGGCAAATGGTATGATGTACTGGGGATCGACAACGATCTCTACGATCGTTGGAAGTGA